In Cloacibacterium caeni, a single window of DNA contains:
- a CDS encoding LAGLIDADG family homing endonuclease, with the protein MEKVTTNFAYEETLKYFKGDDLAARVWVTKYALKDSDGNIYEKTPDDMHQRIASEVARIEKKYPNPLSEAEIFDLIKDFKYIIPQGSPMTGIGNNFQIASLSNCFVIGNGNDSDSYGSIMKIDEEQVQLMKRRGGVGHDLSYIRPKGSAVKNSALTSTGLAPFMERYSNSTREVAQDGRRGALMLSVSINHPDSEDFINAKLEQGKVTGANISVKIDDEFMKAVKTNSEYQQKYPIYSKNPKYTKTIFAEDLWKKIVYNAWKSAEPGILFWDTIIRESIPDCYADLGFETVSTNPCLTGDTWIMTKNGAKRIYDLVGKKYFAWVDGNLFPSTDEGFFKTGFKPIFEITTKRGLKLKGTDNHLIKKLNSKKRQEKTFDWIELGNLKKGDKISINNNRNVKNFDGDFKLNFEKGWLVGNLLGDGTFDGNTAILRFWGENNAQMKEIAVKYLENNVKHRSDLGSGNDKKIISIKSKGLYELCEEINFDKSKKISDAIEKTDYQFYRGFFSGWFDADGTVLNNTEKGISVRLSSSDLYNLEIAQRMLLRLGIFSTVSKLRRESQEKLLPDGKGGLKSYKIKDQHELIISKDNVLIFRDLINFKDEFKKSKLETAIASLNKRGLYKETFLDEVLDIKYCGEEEVFDCQIMGANEFDANGINVHNCGEIPLCPYDSCRLIAINLYSYVENPFTKKAKFNFELFKKHAAYAQRMMDDIIDLEMEKIDAILAKIEKDPENEEIKHTEKQLWEKIRKKTLQGRRTGVGITAEGDMLAALNLRYGSKEANEFSVEVHKTLALSAYRSSVEMAKERGAFEVFNAEKEKNNPFILRLKEADENLYQDMVKYGRRNIALLTIAPTGSTSLMSQTTSGIEPVFLPVYKRRRKVNPNDKDVRVDFVDEVGDSWEEYIVFHHHFKTWMEVNGYDISKNYSNEEIQDLIEKSPYYKATSNDIDWLSKVEMQGAIQKWVDHSISVTINIPNEATEELVNQLYIKAWEVGCKGVTVYRDGSRSGVLVAADDKKEEKDEEEATSSLEAFPTKRPQILEADVVRFQNNKEKWIAFVGLVNGRPYEIFTGLADDEEGIMLPRWVNEGLIIKNRDENGVSRYDFQFKNLRGYKTTIEGLSHKFNPEFWNYAKLISGTLRHGMPIENVVELINRLELDSESINTWKAGVARALKRYIPDGTEVDGQKCSNCGSDQVVYQEGCLICKNCGNSKCG; encoded by the coding sequence ATGGAGAAGGTAACAACTAATTTTGCCTATGAAGAAACACTAAAATACTTCAAAGGAGACGATTTAGCAGCCAGAGTTTGGGTAACCAAATATGCATTGAAAGATTCTGATGGGAATATTTATGAAAAAACACCTGATGATATGCACCAAAGAATTGCTTCTGAGGTTGCGAGAATAGAAAAAAAATATCCCAATCCGCTTTCCGAAGCAGAAATTTTTGATCTAATAAAAGACTTTAAATACATTATTCCGCAAGGAAGTCCGATGACGGGAATTGGGAATAATTTTCAGATTGCTTCGCTTTCAAACTGCTTTGTAATCGGCAACGGAAATGATAGCGATTCTTACGGAAGCATTATGAAAATAGACGAAGAGCAAGTTCAACTCATGAAGCGTAGAGGTGGAGTTGGTCACGATTTGTCATACATTCGTCCAAAAGGTTCTGCGGTAAAGAATTCTGCGCTTACTTCTACAGGTTTAGCGCCGTTTATGGAGCGTTATTCTAATTCTACCAGGGAAGTAGCCCAAGATGGAAGAAGAGGCGCTTTAATGCTTTCTGTGTCGATAAATCATCCCGATTCTGAAGATTTTATCAATGCTAAATTAGAGCAAGGAAAAGTAACAGGAGCGAATATTTCTGTGAAAATAGATGATGAATTTATGAAAGCGGTAAAAACTAATAGTGAATATCAACAGAAATATCCTATTTACAGCAAGAATCCTAAATATACCAAGACTATTTTTGCAGAAGATTTATGGAAAAAAATAGTCTATAACGCTTGGAAATCAGCAGAACCAGGAATTCTATTCTGGGATACGATTATCAGAGAGTCTATTCCAGATTGTTATGCAGATTTAGGTTTTGAAACGGTTTCTACCAATCCTTGTCTTACTGGTGATACTTGGATTATGACTAAAAATGGTGCGAAAAGAATTTATGATTTGGTAGGTAAAAAATATTTTGCTTGGGTTGATGGAAATCTTTTTCCTTCTACAGATGAAGGATTTTTTAAGACAGGTTTTAAACCTATTTTTGAAATAACAACTAAGAGAGGTTTGAAACTAAAAGGAACTGATAATCATTTAATTAAGAAACTTAATTCTAAAAAAAGACAAGAAAAAACCTTTGATTGGATAGAACTAGGGAACCTGAAAAAAGGCGATAAAATTAGCATCAATAATAATAGAAATGTAAAGAATTTTGACGGTGATTTTAAACTCAATTTTGAGAAAGGTTGGTTAGTTGGTAATTTATTAGGAGACGGAACATTTGATGGTAATACTGCGATTTTAAGATTTTGGGGAGAAAATAATGCTCAAATGAAAGAAATTGCGGTAAAATATTTAGAAAATAATGTAAAACATAGAAGCGATTTAGGTTCTGGAAATGATAAAAAAATTATCAGCATTAAATCTAAAGGACTTTATGAATTGTGTGAAGAAATTAATTTTGATAAGAGCAAAAAAATTTCTGATGCGATAGAAAAAACTGATTATCAATTTTATAGAGGTTTTTTTAGTGGTTGGTTTGATGCAGATGGAACTGTCTTAAATAATACAGAAAAAGGAATTTCGGTGAGATTGTCTTCTTCAGATTTATATAATTTAGAAATTGCTCAAAGAATGCTTTTGAGGTTAGGTATTTTTTCTACCGTTTCAAAATTAAGAAGAGAAAGTCAAGAAAAACTTTTACCAGACGGAAAAGGAGGATTGAAATCTTACAAAATTAAAGACCAGCACGAATTGATTATTTCAAAAGATAATGTATTGATTTTCAGAGATTTAATAAATTTTAAAGACGAATTTAAAAAATCTAAATTAGAAACTGCAATTGCTTCTCTTAACAAAAGAGGTTTGTACAAAGAAACTTTTTTAGATGAAGTTTTAGATATAAAATATTGTGGCGAAGAAGAAGTTTTTGACTGCCAAATTATGGGTGCTAATGAATTTGATGCCAATGGTATTAATGTTCATAATTGTGGCGAAATCCCGCTTTGTCCTTATGATTCTTGTAGATTAATTGCGATAAATCTTTATTCTTACGTAGAAAATCCATTTACCAAAAAAGCGAAATTCAATTTTGAATTATTCAAAAAACATGCAGCTTATGCACAAAGAATGATGGATGACATCATCGATTTGGAAATGGAGAAAATTGATGCAATTTTGGCAAAAATTGAAAAAGACCCAGAAAACGAAGAAATAAAACATACTGAAAAACAACTTTGGGAAAAAATCCGCAAGAAAACTCTTCAAGGAAGAAGAACAGGAGTAGGAATTACGGCAGAAGGTGATATGTTGGCGGCTTTAAATTTAAGATATGGAAGCAAGGAAGCCAATGAGTTTTCAGTAGAAGTTCATAAAACGTTGGCTCTTTCTGCGTATCGTTCTTCGGTAGAAATGGCGAAAGAAAGAGGTGCTTTTGAAGTTTTTAATGCAGAAAAAGAAAAAAACAACCCTTTCATTTTGAGATTAAAAGAAGCAGATGAAAATCTGTATCAAGATATGGTGAAATATGGCAGAAGAAATATCGCTTTATTAACCATTGCACCAACTGGAAGTACCAGTTTGATGTCTCAGACTACTTCAGGAATTGAACCGGTATTTTTGCCTGTTTACAAGCGTAGGAGAAAGGTAAATCCTAATGATAAAGATGTAAGAGTAGATTTTGTAGATGAAGTGGGAGATTCTTGGGAAGAGTACATTGTTTTCCATCATCATTTTAAAACTTGGATGGAAGTGAATGGTTATGATATTTCTAAAAATTATTCCAACGAAGAAATTCAAGATTTAATCGAGAAATCTCCTTACTACAAGGCTACTTCTAATGATATTGATTGGCTCAGCAAAGTGGAAATGCAAGGTGCCATTCAAAAATGGGTAGATCATTCTATTTCGGTGACCATTAACATTCCGAATGAAGCCACAGAAGAATTGGTGAATCAACTTTACATCAAAGCTTGGGAAGTGGGTTGCAAAGGAGTTACGGTTTACAGAGATGGTTCTAGAAGTGGAGTTTTGGTAGCTGCTGATGATAAAAAGGAAGAAAAAGATGAGGAAGAAGCTACTTCATCTTTAGAAGCTTTCCCTACTAAAAGACCTCAGATTTTAGAAGCTGATGTGGTGAGATTCCAAAATAATAAAGAAAAATGGATTGCTTTTGTAGGTTTGGTTAATGGTAGACCTTACGAAATTTTTACAGGTTTGGCAGATGATGAAGAAGGAATTATGCTTCCACGTTGGGTAAATGAAGGTTTGATCATTAAAAACAGAGACGAAAACGGTGTTTCTAGATATGATTTCCAATTCAAAAATTTAAGAGGGTATAAAACTACTATTGAAGGACTTTCTCATAAATTTAATCCAGAATTCTGGAATTATGCGAAACTCATTTCAGGAACTTTAAGACACGGAATGCCAATTGAAAACGTAGTAGAATTAATCAACAGATTAGAGCTAGATTCTGAATCTATCAATACTTGGAAAGCGGGAGTTGCAAGAGCTTTAAAGCGCTATATTCCTGATGGAACTGAAGTTGACGGACAAAAATGCAGCAATTGTGGTTCTGACCAAGTGGTTTATCAAGAAGGTTGCCTGATTTGTAAAAATTGTGGAAATTCTAAATGTGGATAA
- a CDS encoding APC family permease, with amino-acid sequence MNKKLKLWDATMLVMGSMIGSGIFIVSADMMRNLGSGYWLIVVWIITGIMTVAAALSYGELSAMFPKAGGQYTYITEIFGKRLGFLYGWGMFTVIQTGTIAAVAVAFGKFSAYLFPALNDAAPLFQSGEFKITWIQILGIAVILLLTYINTRGVESGKLLQNIFTGSKIVALLGLIFLGFILVKNSFLADNFSFDWEAFNNITKDAKGNFLQLGWEKISGATVLGGIAAAMVGSVFSSVAWENVTFVSGEIENPQKNVVKSMVLGTISVMTLYLLVNFVYLNALDRDSIAFAANDRVAVAASEKMFGSVGTIIMAVLVMISTFGCVNGIVLAGSRVFQTMAKDGLFLKSAIENNKNGVPEKSLWMQGIWASLLALSGQYGDLLDMISFVIVLFYMITVFGVIYMRIKQPNAERSYKTWLYPVTPIIYLLIGTAFCVLLFIYKPNYTWPGLLLILIGLPVYYLINRRNSEK; translated from the coding sequence ATGAATAAAAAATTAAAACTTTGGGACGCAACCATGCTCGTGATGGGTTCCATGATTGGAAGCGGAATTTTCATTGTTTCTGCGGATATGATGAGAAATCTCGGTTCTGGATATTGGCTCATCGTCGTGTGGATAATTACCGGAATTATGACGGTTGCAGCCGCTTTAAGCTATGGCGAACTTTCGGCGATGTTTCCAAAAGCAGGTGGACAATACACTTACATTACAGAAATTTTCGGGAAAAGACTCGGATTTTTGTATGGTTGGGGAATGTTTACCGTGATTCAAACAGGTACCATTGCAGCAGTTGCGGTAGCTTTTGGGAAATTTTCGGCGTATCTTTTTCCCGCGCTCAATGATGCGGCTCCGCTTTTCCAAAGTGGCGAATTTAAAATTACTTGGATTCAAATCCTTGGTATTGCGGTGATTTTGTTGCTCACTTACATCAATACTCGAGGTGTAGAAAGTGGAAAACTTCTTCAAAATATCTTCACAGGTTCTAAAATTGTCGCGCTTTTAGGCTTGATTTTTTTAGGATTTATTTTGGTTAAAAACTCTTTCTTGGCAGATAATTTTAGTTTCGATTGGGAAGCTTTTAATAATATCACCAAAGATGCTAAAGGTAATTTTTTACAATTAGGTTGGGAAAAAATCTCTGGAGCTACCGTGTTGGGTGGAATTGCAGCCGCAATGGTTGGTTCTGTGTTCAGTTCTGTAGCTTGGGAAAACGTGACTTTTGTTTCTGGGGAAATAGAAAATCCACAGAAAAATGTGGTAAAATCTATGGTTTTGGGTACAATTTCTGTGATGACGCTTTACCTTTTGGTAAATTTCGTTTATCTGAATGCTTTAGACCGAGATTCCATCGCATTTGCTGCGAATGATAGAGTAGCTGTTGCTGCTTCGGAAAAGATGTTTGGTAGCGTAGGAACGATTATTATGGCGGTTCTGGTGATGATTTCTACTTTTGGTTGTGTCAACGGAATTGTTTTGGCAGGATCTAGAGTTTTTCAGACGATGGCAAAAGATGGACTTTTCTTAAAATCTGCTATCGAAAATAATAAAAATGGCGTTCCCGAAAAATCTCTTTGGATGCAGGGAATATGGGCTTCACTTCTCGCTTTGAGCGGACAATACGGCGATTTATTGGATATGATTTCCTTTGTGATTGTTTTGTTTTACATGATTACCGTTTTTGGAGTAATTTATATGAGAATAAAACAACCAAATGCAGAAAGAAGCTACAAAACGTGGTTATATCCTGTTACGCCTATCATTTATTTGTTGATAGGAACAGCGTTTTGTGTACTTTTATTTATTTACAAACCGAATTACACTTGGCCAGGATTGCTGCTTATTTTAATTGGTTTGCCAGTGTATTATTTGATTAATAGAAGGAATTCTGAGAAGTAA
- a CDS encoding DUF4844 domain-containing protein, with protein sequence MKNLFLFLSFIFITSCQKTYIKVDKTAFDKIEAFKKKEKFQVDMKILYPGIGNEKLKPILTEKINLAANDFQKIIKSGNTDEEEFQKAIKIGLNRFSDIYLELDTENRERICGYFEELMDIVHLKSSDGQLNNFMYNF encoded by the coding sequence ATGAAAAATTTATTCCTCTTTCTATCATTTATATTCATAACTTCCTGTCAAAAAACATATATTAAGGTTGACAAAACTGCTTTTGATAAAATTGAAGCATTCAAAAAAAAGGAAAAATTTCAGGTAGATATGAAAATATTATACCCTGGTATTGGAAATGAAAAATTAAAGCCTATTTTAACTGAAAAAATAAATTTAGCAGCCAATGATTTTCAAAAAATTATCAAAAGTGGCAATACCGACGAAGAAGAATTTCAAAAAGCAATTAAAATTGGATTAAACAGATTTTCAGACATTTACCTTGAATTAGATACCGAAAATAGAGAAAGAATTTGTGGTTATTTTGAAGAATTAATGGATATCGTTCATCTTAAAAGCTCAGATGGACAATTAAATAATTTTATGTATAATTTTTAA
- a CDS encoding cation diffusion facilitator family transporter yields MSHSHDHGHSHVPALDLNSKKLRNAFYIGIFLNSAFVIIEAGVGWSQNSLALLSDAGHNLSDVVSLILALIAFKLMYSKATQSYTYGYKKVTVLVALLNALILFAAVGGIIFEAVFRFYNPQPLQGKVMAIVAFIGIIINALTAYFFMKDKDKDLNIKGAYLHMAADALVSLGVVIAGVVIIFTNWFWLDSVMSIVIALVILYGTWSLFTQSLKLALDGVPEGVDFNKLKEQILGIEGVKDFKHLHIWALSTTENALTAHLQVEKSLSHNEIEKLKDKVKHELEHYNVHHTTLEIYFNDREFLEEEML; encoded by the coding sequence ATGTCGCATTCTCACGATCACGGTCATAGTCACGTTCCAGCGCTAGATTTAAACTCTAAAAAACTAAGAAACGCTTTTTACATTGGGATTTTCCTTAATTCAGCTTTTGTAATTATAGAAGCGGGAGTTGGTTGGTCTCAGAATTCATTGGCTTTGCTTTCAGATGCAGGACATAATCTCAGTGATGTAGTGAGCTTGATTTTGGCACTCATTGCCTTTAAATTAATGTATTCAAAGGCTACACAATCTTATACTTACGGTTATAAAAAAGTGACGGTTTTGGTGGCTTTGCTTAATGCTTTAATACTTTTTGCGGCAGTGGGCGGAATTATTTTTGAAGCGGTTTTCAGATTTTATAATCCTCAACCTTTGCAAGGAAAAGTAATGGCAATTGTGGCGTTTATTGGTATTATAATCAATGCGTTGACTGCTTATTTTTTCATGAAAGATAAAGACAAAGACCTCAATATTAAAGGCGCTTATTTACACATGGCTGCAGATGCTTTGGTGAGTTTGGGTGTGGTAATTGCTGGTGTTGTGATTATCTTTACCAATTGGTTTTGGTTAGATTCTGTGATGAGTATTGTGATTGCTTTGGTTATTCTCTACGGAACTTGGAGTTTGTTTACTCAAAGTCTAAAATTGGCTCTTGATGGAGTTCCGGAAGGAGTAGATTTCAATAAATTAAAGGAGCAAATTCTGGGAATAGAAGGAGTGAAAGATTTCAAGCATCTTCATATTTGGGCATTAAGTACTACAGAAAATGCATTAACTGCTCATCTTCAAGTTGAAAAATCACTTTCTCACAATGAAATTGAAAAGTTGAAAGATAAAGTAAAACATGAATTAGAGCATTACAATGTGCATCATACAACACTTGAAATTTACTTTAACGACAGAGAATTCTTGGAAGAGGAAATGCTTTAG
- a CDS encoding NAD(P)(+) transhydrogenase (Re/Si-specific) subunit beta → MGLLTILYLIGSVTFILGLKMLSNPATARKGNLLAAAGMVVAILGTIFLYQDEEGQKLGNYGWIFGGILIGTIVGALAAKKVKMTAMPQMVSLFNGMGGACAALISLVEFNHLSHNTTGEVNLGTLSIILLGLIIGSVSFAGSMIAWGKLNGNIKKDFAFPGQQFLNIAILLAILGLSVYLVMTFSPENAYLFYVIFGLSTLYGLLFVFPIGGADMPVVISLLNSFTGVAAACGGFLYDNKVMLTGGILVGAAGTLLTILMCNAMNRSLLNVLIGSFGGGAKSSGGTSPSGGTVKEITLSDTAVLMTYASKVMIVPGYGLAVAQAQHACHELEKLLESKGVDVFYAIHPVAGRMPGHMNVLLAETDVPYEKLMEMEQANEEFSTADVVLILGANDVVNPAAKEDTSSPIYGMPILEVELTKNVIVNKRSMKPGYAGIENELFYRPKTSMLFGDAKKVLQDLISEIKNL, encoded by the coding sequence ATGGGACTACTTACAATATTATACCTCATTGGTTCAGTGACCTTTATTTTAGGGTTAAAAATGCTCTCGAATCCAGCTACTGCTAGAAAAGGAAATTTATTAGCAGCAGCAGGAATGGTAGTAGCCATTTTAGGAACTATTTTTCTTTATCAAGATGAAGAAGGTCAAAAATTAGGAAATTACGGTTGGATTTTTGGTGGAATCCTCATCGGAACAATCGTGGGAGCTCTTGCTGCCAAAAAAGTAAAAATGACGGCAATGCCACAAATGGTGAGCCTTTTCAACGGAATGGGAGGAGCTTGTGCTGCTTTAATTTCTTTGGTTGAATTCAATCACTTATCACACAATACTACTGGCGAAGTAAATTTAGGAACACTTTCTATTATCCTTTTAGGATTAATTATCGGTTCTGTATCATTTGCAGGAAGTATGATTGCTTGGGGAAAACTGAATGGAAACATTAAAAAAGATTTTGCTTTTCCTGGTCAACAATTCTTAAATATCGCTATTTTATTGGCTATTTTGGGATTATCAGTTTATTTGGTTATGACTTTCAGTCCAGAAAATGCTTATTTATTCTATGTCATTTTTGGATTATCTACGCTTTACGGATTACTTTTCGTATTCCCAATTGGTGGTGCAGATATGCCTGTTGTAATTTCACTTTTAAATTCATTTACGGGAGTTGCCGCAGCTTGTGGAGGATTTTTATACGACAACAAAGTAATGTTAACTGGTGGTATCCTTGTAGGAGCAGCTGGAACTTTATTAACCATCTTAATGTGTAACGCCATGAATCGTTCTTTATTAAACGTATTGATTGGTTCATTTGGAGGCGGCGCAAAATCTTCTGGCGGAACTTCTCCTTCTGGCGGAACTGTGAAAGAAATCACGTTGAGCGATACCGCAGTTTTAATGACTTACGCTAGCAAAGTAATGATTGTCCCAGGTTATGGTTTAGCAGTAGCTCAGGCTCAACATGCTTGTCATGAATTAGAAAAATTATTAGAAAGTAAAGGTGTAGATGTTTTCTACGCGATACATCCAGTTGCTGGTAGAATGCCAGGACACATGAACGTACTTTTGGCAGAAACCGATGTTCCTTATGAAAAATTAATGGAAATGGAACAAGCCAATGAAGAGTTCTCAACTGCAGATGTAGTGTTAATTCTAGGAGCAAATGACGTAGTAAACCCTGCAGCAAAAGAAGACACTTCCTCTCCTATTTACGGAATGCCTATTTTAGAAGTTGAATTGACTAAAAACGTCATCGTAAATAAACGCAGTATGAAACCTGGTTACGCAGGAATTGAAAACGAATTATTCTACAGACCAAAAACTTCAATGCTTTTCGGAGATGCAAAAAAAGTTTTGCAAGATTTAATCTCTGAGATTAAAAATCTGTAA
- a CDS encoding NAD(P) transhydrogenase subunit alpha produces MNIIEWISQYQQIIYIVILMIFVGIEVIGHVPSVLHTPLMSGANAIHGVVIIGAIIVMGKAEPDNYLALILGFLGVILGTLNVVGGFVVTDRMLEMFSKKKK; encoded by the coding sequence ATGAATATTATAGAGTGGATTTCTCAATACCAACAAATCATCTACATTGTAATTCTGATGATTTTTGTAGGAATTGAAGTGATAGGTCATGTACCTAGTGTACTACACACTCCTCTAATGAGTGGCGCAAATGCGATTCACGGAGTAGTGATTATTGGGGCAATTATTGTAATGGGAAAAGCTGAACCAGACAATTACTTGGCCTTAATTTTAGGATTTCTCGGGGTGATTTTAGGAACGCTTAATGTGGTAGGAGGTTTTGTAGTAACAGATCGAATGCTGGAAATGTTTAGTAAAAAGAAAAAATAG
- a CDS encoding Re/Si-specific NAD(P)(+) transhydrogenase subunit alpha, which translates to MIIGVLKEPSFETRVSLLAESAAALIKKGNKIVVESGAGDKSFNNNQEYEKVGAEIKSRAEVLEQADILLSIHPLENEDFAKVHSKILLGVYQPLSNGENIIKSIERKITTFSLDMLPRTTRAQAMDVLSSQANIAGYKAVLLAANSYGRYFPMFMTAAGSIAPAKMLILGAGVAGLQAIATAKRLGAVVEVFDTRPAVKEEVMSLGAKFVEVEGAADASTAGGYAVEQTEEYKQKQQQRIAESVAKSDIIITTAQIPGKKAPILITEEMLNSMRNGSVIIDLAASTGGNTPFTKNNETVNYNGISIIGNSSLQSTMPSDASKLYGKNMVNFLQLIIDKDANLNLNWEDDLVKGACITHNGEIINDRVKSILSPSMNN; encoded by the coding sequence ATGATTATAGGTGTATTAAAAGAACCTTCTTTCGAAACAAGAGTTTCTTTACTTGCAGAATCTGCAGCAGCACTCATTAAAAAAGGAAATAAAATAGTTGTAGAATCTGGTGCAGGTGATAAATCCTTTAATAATAACCAAGAATATGAAAAAGTAGGCGCAGAAATTAAATCTAGAGCCGAAGTATTAGAACAAGCAGACATTTTATTGTCTATTCATCCTCTTGAAAATGAGGATTTTGCCAAAGTTCATTCTAAAATTCTCTTAGGTGTTTATCAACCTTTATCTAACGGAGAAAACATCATTAAATCAATTGAAAGAAAAATCACTACTTTTTCTCTAGATATGCTTCCTAGAACGACCAGAGCACAAGCAATGGACGTATTAAGTTCTCAAGCCAATATTGCAGGTTACAAAGCAGTTTTACTCGCTGCTAATTCTTACGGAAGGTATTTCCCAATGTTTATGACTGCTGCAGGAAGTATTGCTCCTGCAAAAATGCTTATTTTAGGAGCTGGAGTTGCTGGTTTACAGGCCATTGCTACCGCAAAAAGATTAGGCGCTGTAGTAGAGGTTTTCGATACAAGACCTGCGGTAAAAGAAGAAGTAATGAGTCTTGGCGCTAAATTTGTAGAAGTAGAAGGCGCTGCAGATGCCAGTACAGCTGGCGGTTATGCAGTAGAACAAACCGAAGAATACAAACAAAAGCAACAACAACGTATCGCTGAAAGTGTAGCAAAATCTGATATCATTATCACTACAGCACAAATTCCTGGTAAAAAAGCTCCGATTTTAATTACCGAAGAAATGCTGAATTCTATGAGAAACGGCTCTGTAATTATAGATTTAGCCGCTTCTACCGGTGGTAATACTCCATTTACTAAAAATAACGAAACGGTAAATTATAACGGCATTTCTATTATTGGAAATTCTTCTCTACAATCTACCATGCCTTCTGACGCAAGTAAATTGTACGGAAAAAATATGGTGAACTTCTTACAACTCATCATTGACAAAGATGCAAACCTTAACCTCAACTGGGAAGACGATTTGGTAAAAGGTGCTTGTATTACCCACAATGGCGAAATTATTAACGATAGAGTAAAATCTATACTCTCTCCTTCAATGAATAACTAA
- a CDS encoding 1,4-dihydroxy-2-naphthoyl-CoA synthase: MNIDWKTAKEYEDITYKKCNGVARIAINRPEVRNAFRPKTTSELYDAFYDAYEDSSIGVVLLTGEGPSPKDGGHAFCSGGDQKARGHQGYVGDDGRHRLNILEVQRLIRFMPKVVIAVVNGWAVGGGHSLHVVCDLTLASEEHAIFKQTDADVTSFDGGYGSAYLAKMVGQKKAREIFFLGRNYSAKEAEDMGMVNAVIPHAELEETSYQWAQEILAKSPTSIRMLKFAMNLTDDGMVGQQVFAGEATRLAYMTEEAKEGRNAFLEKRKPDFGDNQWIS; this comes from the coding sequence ATGAATATAGATTGGAAAACGGCTAAAGAATACGAAGATATCACGTACAAAAAGTGCAATGGAGTAGCGAGAATTGCTATTAACAGACCAGAAGTTAGAAATGCTTTTCGTCCTAAAACCACTTCAGAATTGTATGATGCTTTTTATGATGCTTATGAAGATTCTAGCATTGGTGTGGTTTTATTAACAGGTGAAGGTCCAAGTCCTAAAGATGGCGGTCATGCTTTTTGTAGTGGTGGCGACCAGAAAGCTCGTGGTCATCAAGGTTATGTAGGTGATGATGGAAGACATCGTCTCAATATTTTAGAAGTTCAAAGATTGATTCGTTTTATGCCAAAAGTAGTGATTGCTGTGGTAAACGGTTGGGCAGTTGGCGGAGGTCACTCTCTTCATGTGGTTTGTGATTTGACTTTGGCAAGTGAAGAACATGCAATTTTCAAACAAACTGACGCAGATGTTACTAGTTTTGATGGGGGTTACGGTTCGGCATATTTAGCAAAAATGGTAGGTCAGAAAAAAGCCAGAGAAATTTTCTTTTTAGGAAGAAATTATTCTGCGAAAGAAGCGGAAGACATGGGAATGGTAAATGCGGTAATTCCTCACGCTGAGTTAGAAGAAACTTCTTATCAATGGGCGCAAGAAATTTTGGCGAAATCTCCAACTTCTATCAGAATGCTGAAATTTGCGATGAATTTAACGGATGACGGAATGGTTGGCCAACAAGTTTTCGCAGGTGAAGCAACTAGATTAGCATACATGACTGAAGAAGCCAAAGAAGGCAGAAACGCATTTTTAGAAAAACGTAAACCAGATTTCGGCGATAATCAGTGGATATCTTAA